Proteins encoded within one genomic window of Bacillus sp. 1NLA3E:
- a CDS encoding ComF family protein has product MNGLFQADFCVVCHQEITVKVSWVQLFSKESSAILCATCKKKLLKITGETCRICGRSFENGEYSYRKGDLCFDCIRWEEDPEWGGMLQQNVSLFFYNDFLKETLATFKFRGDYVIAKAFADFIKINLEKLKVDQFVPIPLSEERLYEWGFNQAEALINEAGFRSANLLARIHAEKQSKKSRSDRIHLPQVFRMAKETTILAGQSVLLFDDIYTTGSTLRHAAMVLKGAGAEKVCSLTLARG; this is encoded by the coding sequence ATGAACGGTTTATTTCAAGCTGATTTCTGTGTGGTTTGCCATCAGGAGATTACAGTAAAAGTGAGCTGGGTACAGTTGTTTTCAAAGGAATCGAGTGCGATTTTGTGCGCTACCTGCAAGAAGAAGTTGCTCAAAATCACTGGTGAAACTTGCCGGATTTGTGGTCGTTCCTTTGAAAATGGGGAATACTCTTATCGAAAGGGAGATCTTTGTTTCGACTGCATACGGTGGGAGGAGGACCCTGAATGGGGTGGAATGCTGCAGCAAAATGTGTCGCTGTTTTTTTATAATGATTTTTTAAAAGAGACCTTGGCAACCTTTAAATTCCGAGGTGATTATGTGATTGCAAAGGCCTTTGCTGATTTTATAAAAATAAACCTAGAAAAGCTGAAGGTTGATCAATTTGTCCCAATCCCGTTAAGTGAGGAGCGTTTGTATGAGTGGGGCTTTAATCAGGCTGAAGCGCTTATTAACGAAGCAGGTTTTCGTTCAGCAAATTTATTGGCTAGAATTCATGCCGAAAAGCAATCTAAGAAATCTCGCTCCGATCGGATCCATCTGCCCCAAGTTTTCCGAATGGCTAAGGAAACAACGATTCTAGCTGGGCAAAGCGTTCTGCTTTTCGATGACATTTATACAACGGGATCAACACTCCGCCATGCAGCTATGGTACTAAAAGGAGCAGGAGCGGAAAAGGTTTGTTCACTAACCTTGGCAAGAGGATGA
- a CDS encoding DEAD/DEAH box helicase: MLISWRSESVPELVGANETTALLALHEAKMADQSSLLAWTGRLSEGQQLASNRVIEAIQQKDELLVWAVCGAGKTEVLFAGIDRALQQGQRVCIATPRTDVVLELTPRLQAAFPTISIASLYGGSPDRHLCAPLTITTTHQLLRFYQAFDTVIVDEVDAFPYSVDETLQYAVKQSRKPKSGLIYLTATPDQKLQRQCRNGKKAYTTIPARFHRHPLPVPEFVWCGNWGKLLKGKQTLPQNVMKWIDERLKIHKQALLFIPKIELIDELLPLLQAKYPTIEGVHAEDPDRKEKVMKMRNHEIPLLLTTTILERGVTFPNIDVAVLGAEDRIFTESALVQISGRVGRSPDFPSGDITFFHYGKTEAMVKARKQIIDMNREAKRVGLVDF, from the coding sequence GTGCTGATAAGCTGGCGTTCAGAATCGGTACCTGAACTGGTTGGTGCAAATGAGACCACAGCTTTGTTAGCTCTTCATGAGGCGAAAATGGCAGACCAATCAAGCTTATTAGCTTGGACCGGAAGGCTATCTGAAGGCCAACAGTTGGCCTCAAATCGGGTGATAGAGGCCATACAACAAAAGGATGAGCTCTTGGTTTGGGCGGTTTGTGGGGCTGGCAAAACCGAGGTGCTGTTTGCTGGGATTGACCGCGCACTCCAGCAGGGCCAAAGAGTGTGTATCGCCACGCCTCGGACCGATGTTGTACTCGAGCTCACTCCACGACTGCAAGCAGCCTTCCCGACGATTTCAATAGCATCCTTATATGGTGGTAGCCCAGACCGCCATTTGTGCGCTCCGCTAACCATAACCACCACTCATCAGCTTCTCCGCTTTTATCAAGCCTTTGACACGGTCATCGTTGATGAGGTAGATGCATTCCCATATTCTGTTGATGAAACCCTTCAGTATGCCGTAAAACAATCAAGAAAGCCTAAATCTGGGCTTATCTATTTAACGGCGACCCCAGATCAAAAGCTGCAGAGGCAATGTCGTAATGGAAAAAAAGCGTACACCACCATCCCGGCCCGTTTTCATCGTCATCCACTGCCTGTGCCGGAGTTCGTTTGGTGTGGGAATTGGGGGAAGTTGTTAAAAGGTAAACAGACTCTTCCCCAAAATGTGATGAAGTGGATCGATGAGCGATTGAAAATCCACAAGCAAGCCCTTTTGTTCATTCCAAAAATCGAGCTTATTGACGAGCTACTGCCCCTCCTTCAGGCGAAGTATCCCACAATCGAAGGCGTTCATGCCGAGGACCCGGACCGTAAGGAAAAGGTTATGAAGATGCGCAACCACGAAATCCCTCTGTTACTTACCACAACTATCCTTGAAAGAGGCGTGACCTTCCCAAATATTGATGTTGCCGTCCTTGGAGCCGAGGACCGCATTTTTACCGAGAGTGCTCTCGTGCAAATTTCTGGCCGGGTTGGACGTAGTCCTGACTTCCCATCGGGTGATATCACTTTTTTTCATTATGGAAAAACGGAGGCGATGGTCAAAGCCCGCAAACAAATTATAGACATGAACCGGGAGGCAAAGCGAGTTGGACTTGTTGATTTTTAA
- a CDS encoding SH3 domain-containing protein codes for MENPMPSRKKANQRKPGSVVKKAIIPTFCFAVLSTVAFEEAVHAAQTNTGQPGMVSEVTIKYVNVSSGSLNLRTSASTNGTVIATLKKGTALTIFFESNGWAKVSVNGKEGYVSSSYISATNPNPQTSSGSTWSSAPAPTTKYVNISSGSLNLRSSGSTSAPAIATLQKGTVVTVYSESNGWAKVNANGKEGYVSSSYISGTNPNPQTSSGSTAASTPTSATPSTSSVSAPTTKYVNVSSGSLNMRNGASTSSSIIVKLAKGTSVKVYSDVNGWSKIEVYGKTGYVSSAFLSVTSQSTDNSPPPAQPTVTKYVAVSAGSSLILRKGASTDSTVLAKLTNGAEVKVYTESNGWAKVQANGHDGYVSSQYLSTIKTGSNITEQQTTIMKYVNVNLGTSLNMRKSASQDSSIILKLARGVEVTVYSEANGWARIAAYGQIGYVSSEYLAQTKLTAGSDTIADTNTNNNTDTNNQVTVDKYVNVIYGSSLNLRSAPSSSASVITKLARGTIVNFYSEANGWAKVTANGQTGYVSSQYLSTLEPFNPSQTPGSIEVINENYHISLAEMTNIQMKVSPQTDKKYNTYIRADAITLNSSTCGIVNGAGWNIRGGAGTDFWTVGKVDNQETLQILGKVKGTDGYDWYQVTYNKTWVNASPEDVAYYLNPDNFENNTVDSLQFLKLSESANIDATEVNERILLGKGILQGLASTFIIAGNTYGINELYLISHALLETGNGTSQLATGVQINGKTVYNMYGIGAYDDSAVSSGAQFAYNAGWFTPEAAIIGGAQFIANGYINVGQDTLYKMRWNPSSAVTNGYASHQYASDIGWANKQVNQIYNLYSLINSYKIIQEIPQYN; via the coding sequence ATGGAAAATCCAATGCCTAGTCGAAAGAAAGCTAACCAGAGGAAACCGGGAAGTGTTGTAAAAAAAGCTATAATACCTACCTTTTGTTTTGCCGTCTTATCGACTGTTGCTTTCGAAGAAGCTGTACATGCAGCGCAAACGAATACTGGCCAACCTGGTATGGTTAGTGAAGTAACAATTAAATATGTCAATGTAAGCAGTGGATCGTTGAATTTGCGGACAAGTGCATCGACTAATGGCACAGTCATTGCTACCCTTAAAAAAGGGACGGCGTTAACAATTTTTTTTGAATCTAATGGCTGGGCAAAGGTAAGTGTAAACGGCAAGGAAGGATATGTTAGCTCCAGCTATATCTCTGCTACAAATCCTAATCCGCAAACGAGTTCAGGTTCAACCTGGTCGTCGGCACCAGCTCCCACGACCAAATATGTCAATATAAGCAGTGGATCGTTGAATTTACGGTCAAGCGGTTCGACCAGTGCACCAGCAATTGCTACTCTTCAAAAAGGTACAGTGGTAACGGTATACTCTGAATCCAATGGCTGGGCAAAGGTAAATGCAAATGGCAAGGAGGGATATGTCAGCTCTAGCTATATATCTGGGACAAATCCTAATCCGCAAACGAGTTCTGGTTCAACTGCGGCATCGACACCAACATCGGCAACGCCATCCACGTCATCAGTCTCAGCTCCTACCACTAAATATGTAAATGTAAGCAGTGGTTCGTTGAATATGAGAAATGGAGCCTCGACTAGCTCGTCGATTATCGTAAAACTTGCAAAAGGTACCTCAGTAAAAGTGTACTCAGATGTTAATGGCTGGTCTAAAATTGAGGTATATGGGAAAACAGGTTATGTCAGTTCTGCCTTTTTATCAGTCACGTCTCAGAGTACTGACAATAGTCCGCCACCAGCACAACCAACCGTTACAAAATATGTGGCGGTAAGTGCTGGATCCAGCTTGATTTTGAGAAAAGGTGCTTCGACGGATTCAACCGTGCTCGCAAAATTAACAAATGGTGCTGAAGTAAAAGTTTACACAGAATCAAACGGTTGGGCAAAAGTTCAAGCGAATGGGCATGATGGCTATGTCAGTTCACAATACCTTTCCACTATCAAAACAGGCTCGAATATCACAGAACAACAAACAACCATAATGAAATATGTAAATGTAAACCTTGGTACGAGCTTGAATATGCGTAAGAGCGCCTCTCAAGATTCGTCAATTATCCTTAAACTTGCTCGAGGAGTTGAGGTCACTGTCTATTCAGAGGCCAATGGTTGGGCTAGAATCGCCGCTTATGGACAAATCGGTTATGTTAGCTCCGAATATCTGGCACAAACTAAATTAACAGCTGGATCAGATACCATTGCTGATACCAACACAAATAACAATACAGATACAAATAATCAAGTTACGGTGGACAAATATGTTAACGTTATTTATGGTTCCAGTTTAAATCTTCGCTCAGCCCCATCATCAAGTGCATCCGTCATAACTAAGCTGGCAAGAGGAACGATTGTTAACTTTTATTCTGAAGCGAATGGCTGGGCAAAAGTAACAGCCAACGGACAAACTGGTTATGTTAGTTCACAATACTTATCAACATTGGAACCTTTCAACCCGAGTCAAACACCTGGATCAATTGAAGTGATTAATGAAAATTATCATATAAGCTTAGCTGAAATGACGAATATCCAGATGAAAGTAAGTCCGCAGACAGATAAGAAATACAACACCTATATTAGAGCGGATGCAATAACTCTTAATAGTTCAACCTGCGGAATAGTAAATGGTGCGGGGTGGAATATTAGAGGAGGAGCGGGAACAGATTTTTGGACTGTTGGGAAAGTAGATAACCAGGAAACACTACAGATTCTTGGTAAAGTGAAGGGTACTGATGGTTATGATTGGTATCAAGTTACTTATAACAAAACATGGGTAAATGCTAGCCCAGAAGATGTTGCCTACTATTTAAACCCTGACAATTTTGAAAATAATACGGTTGATTCGCTTCAATTCCTAAAGCTGTCGGAATCAGCAAATATAGATGCTACAGAAGTTAATGAAAGGATTCTTCTCGGTAAAGGGATTTTACAAGGGTTAGCTTCTACCTTTATTATCGCCGGAAATACATATGGAATAAATGAATTATACTTAATTTCTCATGCTTTGCTTGAGACAGGCAATGGTACCTCCCAGCTAGCTACTGGTGTACAAATAAACGGGAAAACTGTATATAATATGTATGGAATTGGTGCGTACGATGACTCGGCTGTAAGTAGCGGTGCTCAATTCGCTTATAATGCTGGCTGGTTTACACCTGAGGCTGCGATCATAGGTGGAGCTCAATTTATTGCAAATGGATACATTAATGTTGGGCAGGATACGCTTTATAAAATGAGATGGAATCCAAGTTCTGCTGTAACAAACGGCTATGCTTCACATCAGTATGCCTCCGATATTGGTTGGGCTAATAAACAAGTAAACCAAATCTACAATTTATATAGTTTAATAAATTCATATAAAATAATACAAGAAATACCTCAATACAACTAA
- a CDS encoding DegV family protein — protein sequence MKTAVVTDSTAYISKDIQEQFHINMIPLSVIFGNETYQEEIELGADDFYRLVQERDLPTTSQPPIGKFVELFERLSKEYDAVVCIHLSSGISGTYQGAVAAGEMVDGIEIYAFDSEISCMVQGFYVLEAAKMALAGSGPEEIVTRLEEMKEFVQAYFMVDDLSHLQRGGRLSSAQALIGSLLQVKPLLHFDNKQIVPFEKIRTRKRALRRKAELLREAVSDGDSYEAVIIHANREAEALEWKAELEQEFPNVEFKISYFGAVIGTHLGEGAMGLGWSKKMIR from the coding sequence ATGAAAACGGCAGTAGTGACCGATAGCACAGCGTACATTTCTAAAGATATTCAAGAACAATTTCATATAAATATGATCCCTTTGAGCGTCATTTTTGGTAATGAAACGTATCAAGAGGAAATAGAGCTTGGCGCTGATGATTTTTATCGATTGGTTCAAGAACGAGACCTTCCCACTACATCGCAGCCGCCGATTGGGAAGTTTGTTGAGTTGTTTGAAAGGCTTTCAAAGGAGTACGATGCGGTGGTCTGCATCCATCTTTCAAGCGGTATTAGCGGTACCTATCAGGGTGCAGTAGCAGCTGGGGAAATGGTGGATGGAATTGAAATCTATGCGTTTGATTCGGAGATTAGTTGTATGGTGCAAGGCTTTTATGTGCTTGAGGCAGCTAAGATGGCTTTAGCAGGTAGTGGTCCTGAGGAAATCGTGACACGTTTGGAAGAGATGAAAGAGTTTGTCCAGGCATATTTTATGGTGGATGATTTGAGCCATTTACAACGAGGTGGACGACTATCAAGTGCTCAGGCCTTAATCGGCAGTTTGTTGCAGGTAAAGCCTTTGTTGCATTTTGATAATAAGCAAATTGTTCCATTTGAAAAGATAAGGACAAGGAAAAGAGCGCTGCGGCGGAAAGCTGAATTGCTGAGGGAAGCTGTTAGTGATGGTGATTCCTATGAGGCAGTGATTATTCATGCTAACCGTGAAGCAGAAGCTCTTGAATGGAAGGCTGAGCTTGAGCAGGAATTTCCAAATGTTGAATTCAAGATCAGTTATTTCGGTGCCGTCATCGGAACCCACCTCGGCGAAGGAGCGATGGGACTGGGCTGGTCAAAGAAAATGATACGGTGA
- the sda gene encoding sporulation histidine kinase inhibitor Sda encodes MSSLVILSDQDLLDVFVKAKKYQLEVMFIDTLLTEIERRGLNVVAG; translated from the coding sequence ATGTCATCTTTGGTAATCCTCTCAGATCAAGATTTGCTAGATGTTTTTGTTAAAGCAAAAAAATATCAATTAGAGGTAATGTTTATTGACACCTTGCTGACAGAGATTGAGCGCAGAGGTTTGAATGTAGTTGCTGGTTAA
- a CDS encoding YfjD family protein, which translates to MDRTNNVIKVRTRFFHRFYLFLGTFGMALAGFVLFFQGIKFESSYSLFYIAGSLIGIPYGLITFLWSYRAYGKKGLLFSIKPGENGQIISRKVSVNIKDIREIKIIQEFKIYKPRTMFFSDLTIRTNQNKIIRIPTYNILSFRDFRYHVEKYILPYTTPDAQQDWKKRHDKTIIA; encoded by the coding sequence GTGGATAGGACGAATAATGTTATTAAGGTAAGAACGAGATTTTTTCATAGATTTTACCTTTTTTTAGGAACTTTCGGAATGGCATTAGCTGGTTTTGTTCTCTTTTTTCAAGGGATAAAATTTGAATCAAGCTATTCGTTATTTTATATTGCAGGAAGTTTAATAGGGATACCCTATGGTTTGATTACCTTTCTTTGGAGCTACAGGGCTTATGGTAAAAAAGGATTACTTTTTTCAATTAAACCAGGAGAAAATGGGCAAATCATTTCTAGAAAAGTTTCCGTTAATATAAAAGATATTAGAGAAATAAAAATTATTCAGGAGTTTAAAATATACAAGCCTAGAACGATGTTCTTTTCTGATCTCACGATTCGCACGAATCAAAATAAAATAATTAGAATTCCCACATATAATATACTGAGTTTTAGGGACTTCAGATATCATGTTGAAAAATATATTCTTCCATATACGACGCCAGATGCACAGCAAGATTGGAAGAAGAGGCATGATAAGACCATTATTGCCTAG
- a CDS encoding YfjD family protein — translation MNNENVNKPIQYEVILVLRILLLLATLGMGLASLWMFKGGLTFESSYSLIYIFIGIIGVIWGFTTFLMCFPAFTRKGKVLFTITQGENGQLISRKRTVYLRDIKDIKLDHYLLPPSGLIFQDLMIRTYQNKLIRIPTYNLLFDDVLKYYVENYMLSYMTEEAQQIWKKRFDKTTIA, via the coding sequence GTGAATAATGAAAATGTAAATAAGCCAATACAATATGAGGTTATACTTGTTCTAAGAATCTTGCTGCTTCTTGCTACTCTTGGGATGGGTTTAGCAAGCTTGTGGATGTTTAAAGGTGGTTTAACATTTGAATCTAGTTATTCATTAATATATATTTTTATAGGAATAATTGGGGTTATTTGGGGATTTACAACATTTTTAATGTGTTTTCCTGCATTTACAAGGAAAGGGAAAGTGTTATTTACAATTACGCAGGGAGAAAATGGTCAATTAATATCTAGGAAAAGAACTGTTTATTTACGAGATATAAAAGATATTAAATTGGATCATTATTTATTGCCTCCAAGCGGATTAATCTTTCAAGATCTAATGATACGAACCTATCAAAACAAATTAATAAGAATTCCAACTTATAATTTGCTTTTCGATGATGTCCTAAAATATTATGTTGAAAATTATATGCTATCTTATATGACAGAAGAAGCCCAGCAAATTTGGAAGAAGAGATTTGATAAGACCACTATTGCCTAG
- a CDS encoding DUF5085 family protein has translation MINPNDHIRYTNVISRKYRFHYQDMEKVMTDFLNDIVKIKASIKGPMYYSINNVPLDEIINGEVFIPVNQDSLEIMDDMYFHSYFSIENMISLCLSSSNFERDTEIAYKMLIDYMEHNGLTQVTPIFHVLSGDETLHYIYIKIGVFKEDFL, from the coding sequence ATGATCAATCCTAATGACCATATTCGCTACACAAATGTTATTTCAAGAAAATATAGATTTCATTATCAAGATATGGAAAAAGTAATGACGGATTTCTTAAACGATATTGTAAAAATAAAAGCATCCATTAAGGGTCCAATGTATTATTCAATCAATAATGTGCCACTAGATGAAATTATCAATGGGGAAGTCTTTATACCAGTCAATCAGGACAGTTTGGAAATAATGGATGATATGTACTTCCATAGCTATTTTAGTATTGAGAATATGATTTCTCTCTGTTTATCTTCTTCCAATTTTGAGAGAGACACAGAAATTGCCTATAAAATGTTAATAGATTATATGGAACACAACGGACTTACTCAAGTTACTCCTATTTTTCATGTTCTATCTGGAGACGAGACACTTCATTACATTTATATAAAAATAGGAGTTTTTAAGGAAGATTTTTTGTGA
- a CDS encoding DUF5085 family protein, whose product MKIKRCPIIFNNVISTKSKCRMDKWYLIARDLRNAVIKNGLYATGPVIYQINKVDLFENEAEYTFYLPINEQISMTENDKYSFQDKWSFGDALVYRHADLEEDINLSYNVLRVAAKDTNLVLQEPFFHIYLDVYGEGIIDIFAPIVEEG is encoded by the coding sequence ATGAAAATTAAACGTTGTCCAATCATATTCAATAATGTTATTAGTACGAAATCAAAATGTAGAATGGATAAATGGTACCTTATTGCTCGTGATTTGAGAAATGCAGTAATTAAAAATGGCTTATATGCAACGGGCCCAGTTATTTATCAAATTAACAAGGTTGATCTTTTCGAAAATGAAGCGGAATATACTTTTTACCTACCTATTAATGAACAAATAAGTATGACGGAAAATGATAAATATAGTTTTCAAGATAAATGGAGTTTTGGTGATGCATTAGTATATAGACATGCAGATTTGGAAGAAGATATTAATCTTTCTTATAACGTCCTTCGAGTAGCTGCCAAAGATACCAATTTAGTGTTGCAAGAACCTTTTTTTCATATTTACCTGGATGTTTATGGAGAAGGAATTATCGATATTTTTGCTCCAATAGTTGAGGAGGGTTGA
- a CDS encoding YtxH domain-containing protein — translation MELIKIHTSKIRDISVSIIQNSNTIKESKSGFVSVKGSIDHRILSRRNIGSRLGSVSSSFSNIEQDLKQLGSFLENAGDIYNQTENTLEKLAKVKFPEGNSWELVKSFTGGVSFYQGTKINFQLGDFKFKFVKENGRTFIKLVGGNPRDYQRYRDLLIERFGGNPSLWKKGFYKNLITRGIPLYDENNNFNFNNSSGYRENIRRFGSSQLDDMSNYVSHLGDSKVKVFFKTAVDSVVGTVTDFNVFDYKSVTKATSKGLGVVGTGITVVENFQGAYDNNGFDTKKFAIDTTVDVVSGAGATAAGAAFGSLFVPPLGTVAGAAVGAGINFLINMKILPGEKSIVDFTKDFANDPEDTTKKITKEIEESVNTISKNIDNMANNIGKKLNDVLW, via the coding sequence TTGGAGCTTATTAAAATTCATACAAGTAAAATAAGGGATATTTCAGTCAGCATTATCCAAAATTCTAATACTATTAAGGAATCTAAATCTGGGTTTGTTTCTGTTAAGGGAAGTATTGATCATCGAATTTTAAGCCGAAGAAATATTGGTTCTAGATTAGGGAGTGTATCCAGCTCTTTTAGCAACATCGAACAAGATTTAAAACAACTTGGTTCATTTCTTGAAAATGCTGGTGATATTTACAATCAAACAGAAAATACGTTAGAAAAACTGGCGAAAGTTAAATTTCCTGAAGGTAACTCCTGGGAATTAGTTAAGTCTTTTACAGGCGGGGTATCGTTTTATCAAGGGACAAAAATTAACTTTCAGTTAGGAGATTTTAAGTTTAAATTTGTAAAAGAAAATGGGAGAACCTTTATTAAACTTGTAGGTGGAAATCCAAGAGATTATCAGAGATACAGAGATTTACTAATTGAAAGGTTTGGTGGTAACCCAAGCTTATGGAAAAAGGGATTTTACAAGAATCTTATTACCAGAGGAATCCCTCTCTATGATGAAAATAATAATTTTAATTTTAACAATAGTAGTGGCTACCGTGAAAATATTAGAAGGTTTGGAAGCAGTCAATTAGATGATATGAGTAATTATGTCAGCCATCTTGGTGATTCAAAGGTGAAAGTATTTTTCAAAACTGCAGTAGACAGCGTAGTTGGTACAGTTACTGATTTTAATGTTTTTGACTATAAATCTGTTACAAAAGCTACCAGTAAAGGACTGGGTGTGGTTGGAACTGGAATTACCGTAGTTGAGAATTTTCAAGGTGCATATGATAATAATGGCTTTGATACGAAGAAATTCGCTATTGATACCACGGTAGATGTCGTTTCTGGGGCGGGTGCGACTGCTGCAGGGGCGGCTTTTGGATCACTATTTGTACCTCCATTAGGTACAGTAGCTGGTGCTGCAGTAGGGGCAGGAATAAACTTTTTAATTAATATGAAGATTTTGCCTGGGGAAAAGAGTATTGTTGATTTTACTAAGGACTTTGCAAATGATCCGGAAGATACTACTAAAAAAATTACAAAAGAAATAGAAGAAAGTGTTAACACGATTAGTAAAAATATAGATAACATGGCAAATAATATAGGCAAAAAACTTAATGATGTTTTGTGGTAG